One window of Tepidanaerobacter acetatoxydans Re1 genomic DNA carries:
- a CDS encoding site-specific DNA-methyltransferase, which produces MKKLKMKSKNLTKENIERIGKLFPNVITEIKDEDGNITHAIDFELLQQELSDEIVEGSKERYQLTWPGKKEAIVRANTPIDKTLRPVKEDSVSWEDTENLYIEGDNLEVLKLLQESYLNKIKCIYIDPPYNTGKDFIYKDNFTQDKDEYAEESGQVDEDGNRLFQNTEYNGRFHSDWLTMMYPRLKLARNLLSEDGVIFVSIDDNEVHNLRKICDEIFGERNFVNVFVWRKSKGSGNDSKYIIVETEYILLYAKNLENVKFNNQIKSIDDSKFKYKDEYFEERGGYNLEKLDRGSKGYVESLDFGIEAPDGTLVFPNNRNRQFNDGWRWMWSKAKVEWGIKNGYIVVKKGQDDKWNVYNKVYAKVDNEGNKIIRTKLYRNHIGFEENILNIQANFEMKRLFGNAYFSFPKPTTLLKHLLNMFYLNDEVILDFFSGSATTAHAVMELNAEDGGGRKYIMVQLPEPCDEKSEAYKAGFKNIAEIGKERIRRAGKKINEETGADIDYGFRVYRVDSSNMKDVYYRPDELDQNLLDQLESNIKEDRTGLDLLTQVMLEAGLELSLPIETKKIYGKEVHFVAGDSLVACFDEDVDEKLVKEIAKTKPLKVVFRDNSFKSCPDRINLEEIFKAISPGTEIKVL; this is translated from the coding sequence ATGAAAAAACTAAAAATGAAATCAAAGAATCTGACTAAAGAAAACATAGAAAGAATAGGTAAACTCTTTCCTAATGTAATCACAGAAATCAAAGATGAAGATGGCAATATAACCCATGCCATAGACTTTGAACTTTTGCAGCAGGAGTTAAGCGATGAAATAGTTGAAGGCAGCAAGGAGAGATATCAACTAACCTGGCCGGGGAAAAAGGAAGCTATTGTTAGAGCTAATACCCCAATAGATAAAACCCTAAGACCGGTAAAAGAAGACAGCGTAAGCTGGGAAGATACAGAGAATCTATATATAGAAGGAGACAACCTGGAAGTCCTAAAACTACTTCAAGAATCCTACCTAAACAAGATAAAATGCATATACATAGACCCGCCCTACAATACCGGTAAAGATTTTATATATAAGGACAATTTTACCCAGGACAAAGATGAATACGCAGAAGAATCAGGCCAAGTAGATGAAGACGGCAACAGGCTCTTTCAAAACACCGAATACAACGGAAGATTCCACAGCGACTGGCTGACAATGATGTATCCAAGATTAAAACTTGCCCGAAACCTGCTATCCGAAGACGGAGTAATATTTGTATCAATAGACGACAATGAAGTGCATAATCTCAGGAAGATTTGCGATGAGATATTTGGGGAGAGGAATTTTGTAAATGTTTTTGTTTGGCGAAAATCAAAAGGTTCTGGCAATGACTCTAAATACATTATAGTTGAAACAGAATATATTCTGCTTTATGCCAAAAATTTAGAAAATGTTAAATTTAACAATCAAATCAAAAGCATTGACGATAGCAAATTTAAGTATAAAGATGAATACTTCGAAGAAAGAGGCGGCTACAATTTAGAAAAGCTTGATAGAGGAAGCAAAGGATATGTTGAGAGTTTGGATTTTGGCATAGAGGCACCTGATGGAACTTTGGTTTTCCCCAACAACCGCAACAGACAGTTTAATGACGGCTGGCGCTGGATGTGGAGCAAGGCGAAGGTAGAATGGGGAATAAAAAATGGATATATAGTAGTTAAGAAGGGTCAGGATGATAAGTGGAATGTATACAACAAAGTTTATGCAAAGGTAGATAATGAAGGTAATAAAATTATAAGAACCAAATTATATAGGAACCACATCGGATTTGAAGAAAACATCTTAAACATCCAGGCAAATTTTGAAATGAAAAGGTTATTCGGTAATGCATATTTTTCTTTTCCAAAACCCACAACTTTATTAAAACACTTATTGAACATGTTTTACTTAAATGATGAAGTTATCCTCGACTTCTTCTCCGGCTCTGCCACCACTGCCCATGCAGTGATGGAGCTTAATGCAGAGGATGGGGGAGGTCGCAAATACATCATGGTGCAGCTGCCTGAGCCTTGTGATGAAAAATCCGAGGCCTATAAAGCAGGCTTTAAAAACATCGCCGAAATAGGCAAAGAACGTATTCGCCGTGCAGGAAAGAAGATAAACGAAGAAACCGGTGCAGATATAGATTATGGTTTTAGGGTATACAGAGTAGATTCTTCAAACATGAAGGATGTATATTACAGGCCTGATGAACTTGACCAAAATCTTTTGGACCAATTAGAATCCAATATAAAAGAAGATAGAACCGGCTTGGATCTGCTAACGCAAGTAATGCTTGAGGCAGGCCTTGAGCTGTCGCTGCCAATTGAAACAAAAAAGATTTACGGCAAAGAAGTTCATTTTGTAGCAGGTGATTCCCTTGTGGCATGTTTTGATGAAGATGTAGATGAAAAATTAGTTAAAGAGATAGCTAAAACCAAGCCGCTAAAGGTAGTATTTAGAGATAACTCCTTTAAATCCTGTCCTGACAGAATAAACTTGGAAGAAATATTTAAAGCCATATCTCCCGGCACGGAGATTAAAGTTTTGTGA
- a CDS encoding type III restriction-modification system endonuclease, whose amino-acid sequence MKLKFKQQKFQIDAVKSVVDCFRGQSNHVSHFQLDTGRVKGEIEGQGSFLDEIGFRNNPIGLAEDDVLKNIRKVQLRNGLKPSDRLEGRYNLTIEMETGTGKTYTYIRTMYELYRAYSWNKFIIVVPSIAIREGVYKSFQITEDHFMDLYGTKIRYFIYNSKQLHKIDQFASDSGINAMIINSQAFNARGKDARRIYEELDDFGTRRPIDVLAQTNPILIIDEPQSVEGKKTKEALKLFKPLFTLRYSATHKEDYNKIYRLDALDAYNMKLVKKIKVKGITVKGLTGTNSYIYFEGIDVSTKSKPVARIEFEVKQKNGIKRVARNVDEGFDLYTHSNYMEQYKGYILSEINGYKNTISFTNGVTLNAGDVQGDISETNLRRIQIREAIKSHFEREKSLYNKGIKVLTLFFIDEVAKYRQYDESGNQVNGEYGEIFEEEYMNVLNEYITLFDDPYVKYLKSIDVEDTHKGYFSIDSKGRMVDPSAKGKEKISEDESAYDLIMKDKERLLSFDEPTRFIFSHSALREGWDNPNVFQICTLKHSDSIIRKRQEVGRGLRLCVDQNGNRIDGETPGIDVHDINVLTVIASESYESFAKSLQSEIAETLSDRPQKANVEFFLNNVVKNARGEELFIDESLANTLHRSFIRNMYVDDNDILTEKYYKALEENKINLPEEVNDFKEGIIQLVGKIYSEGVTPLVENSRAENIKELKVNENFKKREFQELWNKINVKTAYYVDFDTKELIKNCIIALDRDLKVSDITYQVKTGEMESISSKEELERGEAFKVKETAMDKDYSAVTTAIRYDLVGKLVDETKLTRNAIVNILKGIKPMTFYLFRKNPEEFIIKTARIINEQKAAMIIQHIAYNPIDEVFDTTIFTENTLTGTIGKNAWEVKKHIYDYVVTDSDVEKRFAEELDSSAEVCVYAKLPRGFFIPTPVGNYSPDWAIVFNEGKVRHIYFITETKGKLESLKFDTRGIEEVKIHCAGEHFKKISNDTVKYDVVDSYEMLMDKVMGK is encoded by the coding sequence ATGAAGCTTAAATTTAAACAGCAGAAGTTTCAAATAGATGCGGTAAAATCTGTCGTGGATTGTTTTAGAGGACAGTCAAATCATGTTTCCCATTTTCAACTGGATACGGGCAGGGTAAAGGGAGAAATAGAAGGTCAAGGAAGTTTTTTAGATGAAATCGGTTTCAGGAACAATCCCATAGGATTGGCAGAAGATGATGTATTAAAAAACATCAGAAAAGTTCAATTAAGAAATGGCCTAAAACCCTCGGACAGATTAGAGGGCAGATATAATCTGACAATTGAAATGGAAACAGGAACCGGAAAAACCTATACATATATTCGAACTATGTATGAACTGTATCGAGCCTATAGTTGGAATAAATTCATAATAGTAGTGCCTTCTATTGCAATTAGAGAAGGAGTATATAAATCTTTTCAAATAACTGAAGACCATTTTATGGATTTATATGGTACAAAAATCCGATATTTTATATATAATTCCAAACAACTTCATAAAATAGATCAATTTGCCTCTGATTCCGGTATCAATGCCATGATAATAAATTCCCAAGCCTTTAATGCACGGGGTAAAGATGCTCGAAGGATATATGAGGAACTGGATGATTTTGGCACCAGAAGACCCATAGACGTTCTTGCCCAGACCAATCCCATCCTTATAATAGATGAGCCTCAGTCCGTAGAAGGCAAGAAAACCAAAGAAGCGTTAAAGCTTTTCAAGCCATTATTTACCTTAAGATATTCGGCAACTCACAAGGAAGATTACAATAAGATATATAGATTAGATGCTCTGGATGCTTATAATATGAAACTCGTAAAGAAAATCAAGGTGAAAGGAATTACAGTAAAAGGACTGACTGGAACCAATAGTTACATTTATTTTGAAGGAATAGATGTAAGCACCAAGAGCAAGCCGGTAGCCAGGATAGAATTCGAAGTTAAACAAAAAAATGGAATTAAAAGAGTTGCCAGAAATGTAGATGAAGGATTTGATTTATATACTCATTCCAATTATATGGAACAATATAAGGGATACATCTTATCCGAGATAAACGGCTATAAAAACACAATAAGCTTTACAAACGGAGTTACGCTTAATGCCGGCGATGTCCAAGGCGACATCAGTGAAACCAATTTAAGAAGAATCCAGATTCGCGAAGCGATAAAGTCTCACTTTGAAAGGGAAAAATCACTCTATAACAAGGGAATAAAGGTGCTTACTCTCTTTTTTATAGATGAGGTGGCAAAATACAGGCAATATGATGAAAGTGGAAATCAAGTAAATGGGGAATATGGAGAAATTTTTGAAGAAGAATATATGAACGTACTAAATGAATACATAACCCTATTTGATGATCCATATGTAAAATACCTAAAATCCATTGATGTGGAAGATACTCATAAAGGATATTTTTCCATAGATAGCAAGGGGAGAATGGTGGACCCATCAGCTAAAGGCAAAGAGAAGATTTCCGAGGATGAGTCTGCCTATGATTTGATAATGAAGGATAAGGAAAGGCTGCTGAGCTTTGATGAACCAACCAGATTTATTTTTTCCCACTCTGCCTTAAGGGAAGGCTGGGACAATCCGAATGTATTTCAGATATGCACTTTAAAGCACAGCGATTCTATCATAAGAAAAAGACAGGAAGTAGGGAGAGGCCTCAGGCTTTGTGTAGACCAAAATGGTAATAGGATAGACGGAGAAACTCCGGGAATAGATGTCCATGATATAAATGTACTTACAGTAATAGCCAGTGAATCTTATGAATCATTTGCAAAAAGCTTGCAGTCGGAAATTGCAGAAACCTTATCCGACAGACCTCAAAAGGCAAATGTAGAGTTTTTCTTAAACAATGTAGTTAAAAATGCCAGAGGAGAAGAATTATTTATAGATGAAAGCCTAGCGAATACCCTGCACCGCTCATTTATACGAAATATGTATGTAGATGATAATGATATTTTAACTGAAAAATACTATAAGGCTCTGGAAGAAAATAAGATAAATTTGCCGGAGGAAGTAAATGATTTCAAGGAAGGGATTATTCAATTAGTAGGTAAAATATATAGTGAAGGCGTTACACCTCTTGTAGAAAATAGCAGAGCAGAAAATATTAAAGAACTAAAAGTCAATGAGAATTTTAAGAAAAGGGAATTTCAAGAACTGTGGAATAAGATAAATGTAAAAACTGCATATTATGTTGACTTTGATACGAAGGAATTGATTAAAAACTGTATTATTGCATTAGACAGAGATTTAAAAGTATCTGATATAACCTATCAGGTAAAGACAGGGGAAATGGAATCTATATCCTCAAAAGAAGAGCTGGAAAGAGGAGAAGCATTCAAAGTCAAGGAAACAGCTATGGATAAAGATTATTCAGCAGTAACCACTGCTATAAGATATGATTTGGTAGGAAAACTGGTAGATGAAACCAAACTAACAAGAAATGCGATAGTTAACATTCTTAAAGGCATTAAGCCGATGACCTTTTACTTATTCCGGAAAAATCCCGAAGAATTTATCATAAAAACTGCAAGGATTATAAATGAACAAAAGGCTGCCATGATAATACAGCATATTGCTTATAATCCAATAGATGAAGTTTTTGATACAACCATCTTCACTGAAAACACTTTAACCGGAACTATAGGCAAAAATGCTTGGGAAGTAAAAAAACACATTTACGATTATGTAGTCACTGATTCCGATGTTGAAAAACGATTTGCCGAAGAACTGGACAGCAGTGCTGAGGTATGCGTATACGCCAAGCTTCCCAGAGGATTCTTCATACCAACTCCGGTAGGGAACTACAGTCCGGACTGGGCCATTGTATTCAATGAAGGCAAGGTAAGACATATATACTTTATCACCGAAACCAAAGGGAAGCTAGAATCATTAAAATTTGACACAAGAGGCATAGAAGAAGTCAAGATTCACTGTGCGGGAGAACATTTCAAAAAAATTAGCAACGATACAGTAAAATACGATGTGGTAGACAGCTACGAAATGCTGATGGATAAAGTTATGGGGAAATAA
- a CDS encoding type II toxin-antitoxin system HicB family antitoxin, whose protein sequence is MDLKKFNFTILIEKDEDGLYIASVPALRGCHTQAKTVEELLPRIKEAIELYLEVNNSEVTTNEFIGVQQIEVSI, encoded by the coding sequence ATGGATTTGAAGAAATTTAATTTCACAATTCTTATAGAAAAGGACGAAGATGGATTATATATAGCATCAGTGCCTGCATTGAGAGGATGTCATACACAAGCTAAAACCGTTGAAGAATTGCTGCCAAGAATAAAAGAGGCTATAGAGCTTTATCTAGAAGTGAATAACAGCGAAGTTACAACAAATGAATTCATAGGCGTTCAGCAGATAGAGGTTTCTATATGA
- a CDS encoding GmrSD restriction endonuclease domain-containing protein — translation MPTIFHSTSEMLKSLLDSVQDGRTQLPDFQRGWVWDNERIRKLLVSVLKSFPIGAVMLLETGNPDVRFKPRLVEGVCLPQLPEPQRLILDGQQRITSLYQALYLDEPVKTTDVRGKEIKRWYYLDINMATDVNSDKDDAIISLPEDKILRGKGNVVIADFSTMEKECEAGLLPVHYLFKPDKLLQWQNQYFSIDMSQERSLRWSKFMAEAFSAFNNYQLPVITLLNTTPKEAVCQVFENVNTGGVTLTVFELLTASFAADNFSLRDDWKLRYEGNPSNSEDVKAFKNNPILSILENTDFLQTIALLITYNRKKDNPGAAVGCKRRDILNLTVEEYKAWSDKVTEGFYEAAKFLMEQKIFSHQDIPYPSQMIPLTAILVELGPKAHNHTTRQKLAQWYWCGVFGELYGAATETRFAKDLPQVLDWLDGKSKPDTISEATFDSDRLLTMRTRNSAAYKGVHVLLMREGCRDFISGVPIDLQTYYNDSIDIHHIFPTAYCAKQGIPKDLYNSIINKSPLSALTNRSIGGNPPSIYLDFIEKEKNIDADTLNKILETHLIDVDAIRSDDFNTFFEKRKEALYNKILEAMGQ, via the coding sequence ATGCCGACTATATTTCACAGTACATCGGAAATGTTAAAAAGTTTGCTTGATTCTGTGCAAGACGGAAGAACACAACTTCCGGATTTTCAAAGGGGTTGGGTGTGGGATAATGAACGGATTCGCAAATTGCTTGTAAGTGTTCTAAAGTCGTTTCCTATCGGAGCAGTTATGCTGCTTGAAACAGGAAACCCTGATGTAAGGTTTAAGCCTCGCTTAGTTGAGGGAGTCTGCTTACCGCAGCTGCCAGAACCTCAAAGGCTTATATTAGATGGACAGCAGCGCATAACATCTTTGTATCAAGCTCTTTACTTAGATGAGCCGGTTAAAACTACTGATGTTCGCGGAAAAGAAATCAAGAGATGGTATTATTTAGATATAAATATGGCAACAGATGTAAATTCAGATAAGGATGATGCTATAATTTCGCTGCCGGAGGACAAAATATTAAGGGGCAAGGGCAATGTAGTAATAGCTGATTTTTCAACTATGGAAAAAGAATGTGAAGCAGGACTGCTTCCAGTACATTATTTATTTAAACCTGATAAACTTTTACAGTGGCAAAATCAATATTTTAGCATTGACATGTCCCAAGAACGCTCTTTGCGATGGAGTAAGTTCATGGCAGAGGCGTTTTCAGCATTTAATAATTATCAATTACCGGTAATAACACTTTTGAATACAACACCAAAAGAAGCTGTATGCCAAGTATTTGAAAACGTAAACACCGGCGGTGTAACTTTGACGGTGTTTGAATTACTGACAGCTTCTTTTGCAGCAGATAATTTTTCACTAAGGGATGATTGGAAATTAAGATATGAAGGCAATCCAAGCAATAGTGAAGATGTTAAAGCATTTAAGAATAATCCTATTTTATCGATATTAGAAAATACAGATTTTCTGCAGACTATTGCGCTATTAATAACTTATAATAGAAAGAAAGATAATCCTGGAGCTGCAGTAGGCTGTAAGCGCAGAGATATTTTAAATTTAACGGTAGAAGAATACAAGGCATGGAGCGACAAAGTTACTGAAGGGTTTTATGAGGCTGCTAAATTTTTAATGGAACAAAAAATCTTCTCACATCAAGATATACCATATCCCTCACAAATGATACCTTTAACTGCAATCTTAGTTGAATTAGGACCGAAAGCCCACAATCACACAACAAGGCAGAAACTAGCACAATGGTATTGGTGCGGTGTTTTTGGTGAATTGTATGGTGCTGCTACTGAGACTCGGTTCGCAAAAGACTTGCCACAGGTTTTAGATTGGTTAGATGGTAAAAGCAAGCCGGATACGATAAGTGAAGCAACCTTCGATTCCGACAGGCTTTTGACTATGCGCACTAGAAACAGTGCTGCATATAAAGGTGTGCATGTTCTTTTAATGAGAGAAGGGTGTAGGGATTTTATATCAGGCGTTCCCATTGATCTTCAGACATACTACAATGACAGTATAGACATTCATCATATATTTCCTACAGCTTATTGCGCTAAGCAGGGAATACCTAAAGATCTATACAATTCTATAATTAACAAATCACCGCTTTCAGCTTTAACAAACCGCTCAATAGGAGGAAATCCACCAAGTATTTATCTGGATTTCATTGAAAAAGAAAAAAATATTGATGCTGATACCTTAAACAAAATTTTAGAAACTCACCTAATAGATGTTGACGCTATACGGTCTGATGATTTTAATACCTTTTTCGAAAAGCGAAAGGAAGCGTTATACAACAAAATTTTAGAAGCAATGGGTCAATAA
- the cmr1 gene encoding type III-B CRISPR module RAMP protein Cmr1: protein MRVKTLTPLWTGGVNSKVDRIHETGLLGSLRWWYETLVRGLGGNVCNEEHKCDFDTQKYISSKANSEAERLKEAGLCDVCQVFGATGWKRRFRLSVVEDNIRDAKIQHPIKAYKKKYVSGGKEYVPTWYFSDPSKTNVSPVPPNTPKIGNFEILLQSLDYDFQIEIIKGLIQFIADWAGLGARNQMGFGIIEPIGERADASYLYEKLLTNVGNYHYAELPSLKNVFLVQIKVGNAEEVETFNIKCDLRRLFSDNKDVRHFVMGTAGEKKDSAKKIAAKIKISHPYNDNLMRIWGWIPEEADCYNKNWDREKIVSDIYKYLTTNYNLEVWREIDSKRDTVTPNITKPEKFLQSLLGL from the coding sequence GTGAGAGTCAAGACATTGACTCCTTTGTGGACAGGTGGGGTTAATAGTAAGGTAGACCGCATTCATGAAACCGGATTATTAGGTAGTTTGCGCTGGTGGTATGAAACGTTGGTGCGAGGACTTGGAGGCAACGTTTGTAATGAAGAACACAAGTGTGATTTTGATACGCAAAAATACATAAGCTCTAAGGCGAACAGCGAAGCTGAACGTTTAAAAGAAGCTGGCTTGTGCGATGTATGCCAAGTATTTGGAGCTACGGGCTGGAAGCGGCGTTTTCGCCTATCTGTAGTAGAAGATAACATCCGAGATGCAAAAATTCAGCATCCCATTAAAGCCTATAAAAAGAAATATGTAAGTGGTGGAAAAGAATATGTTCCTACATGGTATTTTTCGGATCCATCAAAAACTAATGTGAGTCCAGTGCCGCCAAATACACCTAAAATCGGCAATTTTGAAATTCTGCTCCAGAGCTTAGATTATGACTTTCAGATAGAAATAATCAAAGGGCTTATCCAATTTATAGCAGACTGGGCAGGCTTGGGAGCTCGTAATCAGATGGGGTTTGGTATCATAGAGCCCATAGGCGAACGCGCAGATGCTAGCTACCTTTATGAAAAGTTACTTACAAATGTCGGAAACTACCATTATGCAGAATTGCCATCTTTAAAGAATGTATTCTTAGTACAAATTAAGGTAGGTAATGCCGAAGAAGTGGAAACCTTTAATATAAAATGTGATCTGCGCCGATTGTTCTCTGACAACAAAGATGTACGTCATTTTGTCATGGGCACTGCCGGTGAGAAAAAGGACAGCGCAAAGAAAATCGCTGCAAAAATAAAAATATCTCACCCTTATAATGATAACCTTATGCGCATCTGGGGTTGGATACCGGAAGAAGCTGATTGTTACAACAAAAATTGGGACCGAGAAAAAATCGTCTCTGATATTTATAAATACTTAACTACCAACTATAATCTTGAAGTTTGGCGAGAGATAGACTCTAAGCGAGATACCGTCACACCAAACATTACAAAACCTGAAAAGTTTTTACAAAGTCTTCTAGGTTTATAA